One genomic region from Gossypium hirsutum isolate 1008001.06 chromosome D13, Gossypium_hirsutum_v2.1, whole genome shotgun sequence encodes:
- the LOC121224987 gene encoding uncharacterized protein, which yields MSDFELITALNYHVVILVQYIFPYHRLWNSILAYDDIDACCSFYPFDENSFSPSLFSGQGPGQEPPCRPPVAGAGAAVHGGRETKSLSFFSPMPLLDLPNAPVTAKKAGSWANGRKQVNGGAGEKARGKDVRR from the exons ATGTCTGATTTTGAACTGATTACAGCCCTCAACTATCATGTTGTCATTCTAGTTCAATACATTTTCCCATACCATCGTCTCTGGAATTCTATAttggcatatgatgacattgacgcatgCTGTAGCTTTtatccatttgatgaa aactCTTTCTCCCCCTCTCTCTTCTCCGGTCAAGGGCCTGGGCAAGAGCCACCGTGCCGGCCACcggtcgccggcgccggcgccgccgtgcacggcggTAGGGAGACCAAAAGTCTCTCCTTTTTCTCTCCGATGCCTCTCCTCGACCTCCCGAACGCTCCGGTGACGGCAAAAAAG GCGGGCAGTTGGGCAAATGGCAGAAAGCAGGTGAACGGCGGAGCAGGTGAGAAGGCCAGGGGCAAGGACGTGCGGCGCTAg